The following proteins come from a genomic window of Nocardiopsis sp. YSL2:
- the folK gene encoding 2-amino-4-hydroxy-6-hydroxymethyldihydropteridine diphosphokinase encodes MTRAVLALGSNLGDRLAALQGAVDTVLTGEPSPVAVSPVYETAPVGGPEQGAYLNAVLVVDTGQDPLELLRRARAAERAFDRVREVRWGPRTLDVDVIAFGDVRSEDPELTLPHPRAHLRAFVLRPWLDADPGAVLPGRGPVADLLAGVEAADTAGEQALRRRDDLALRLPEEA; translated from the coding sequence GTGACGCGCGCGGTGCTCGCCCTGGGTTCGAACCTGGGCGACCGGCTGGCCGCGCTGCAGGGCGCGGTGGACACGGTGCTCACCGGGGAGCCGTCACCGGTGGCGGTGTCGCCCGTGTACGAGACCGCGCCGGTGGGCGGGCCCGAGCAGGGGGCCTACCTCAACGCGGTCCTGGTCGTGGACACCGGGCAGGACCCGTTGGAGCTGCTCCGGCGGGCCCGGGCGGCCGAGCGGGCCTTCGACCGGGTCCGGGAGGTCCGGTGGGGTCCGCGCACACTCGACGTGGACGTCATCGCGTTCGGGGACGTGCGCTCCGAGGACCCCGAGCTCACCCTGCCGCATCCGCGCGCCCACCTGCGGGCGTTCGTGCTGCGGCCGTGGCTGGACGCCGACCCGGGGGCGGTGCTCCCGGGCCGGGGGCCGGTGGCGGACCTCCTCGCGGGGGTGGAGGCCGCCGACACGGCGGGGGAGCAGGCCCTGCGGCGCCGGGACGACCTCGCCCTCCGGCTCCCCGAGGAGGCGTGA
- a CDS encoding cation diffusion facilitator family transporter produces MSVEGSTKAVVTALAANMGIAVTKFVAFGLTGSSAMLAEGIHSVADSGNQGLLLLGGKRARRDATPEHPFGYGRERYIYAFLVSIVLFSLGGLFALYEAWHKLSDPHPITEWQWVPIVVLLAAIGMESFALRTAIKESNAVRGKASWVEFVRRSKSPELPVILLEDAGALIGLVFALLGVGLTLLTGNGIWDGLGTAAIGVLLVVIAIVLAMEMKSLLIGESATREHVRQIESAIVGVEDINGIIHMRTLHIGPEELLVAAKIAVDAEDDAPRIARAIDTAEARVRDVVPIARMIYLEPDLLRQERPEPSAADPA; encoded by the coding sequence GTGAGCGTTGAGGGAAGTACGAAGGCCGTCGTCACGGCCCTGGCGGCGAACATGGGGATCGCCGTCACCAAGTTCGTGGCCTTCGGTCTGACCGGATCCTCCGCCATGCTCGCCGAGGGCATCCACTCCGTCGCCGACTCCGGCAACCAGGGACTGCTGCTGCTCGGCGGGAAGCGGGCCCGGCGCGACGCGACACCGGAGCACCCGTTCGGCTACGGACGCGAGCGCTACATCTACGCGTTCCTGGTCTCCATCGTGCTGTTCAGCCTCGGCGGCCTGTTCGCCCTCTACGAGGCCTGGCACAAACTCTCCGACCCGCACCCGATCACGGAGTGGCAGTGGGTCCCCATCGTCGTGCTCCTGGCGGCGATCGGCATGGAGTCGTTCGCCCTGCGCACGGCCATCAAGGAGTCCAACGCGGTCCGCGGCAAGGCGTCGTGGGTGGAGTTCGTCCGCCGGTCCAAGTCCCCGGAACTGCCGGTCATCCTGCTGGAGGACGCCGGGGCGCTGATCGGTCTGGTCTTCGCCCTGCTCGGTGTGGGCCTGACCCTGCTCACCGGCAACGGCATCTGGGACGGCCTGGGCACCGCGGCCATCGGCGTCCTGCTCGTGGTGATCGCGATCGTGCTCGCCATGGAGATGAAGAGCCTGCTCATCGGTGAGTCCGCCACACGCGAGCACGTGCGCCAGATCGAGTCCGCGATCGTCGGAGTCGAGGACATCAACGGCATCATCCACATGCGCACCCTGCACATCGGTCCGGAGGAGCTGCTGGTCGCGGCCAAGATCGCCGTCGACGCCGAGGACGACGCCCCGCGCATCGCCCGCGCGATCGACACGGCCGAGGCGCGGGTCCGGGACGTGGTGCCCATCGCCCGGATGATCTACCTCGAACCCGACCTGCTGCGCCAGGAGCGGCCCGAGCCGTCCGCCGCCGATCCGGCCTAG
- a CDS encoding type III pantothenate kinase, which yields MLLAIDVGNSETVFGLFEAEELLEHWRVGTDTRRTADEWSVVLRGLLDGRTAGGTDDIDGIAMCCSVPSVQHEMRDMFRRHFGDVQAVIVEPGVKTGVPIRMDNPKEVGSDRIINALAANNIYGGPAVVVDFGTATTFDAVSVKGEYVGGAIAPGIDISVDALSQRGAQLHMVEIVRPRSAIAKNTTEALRSGIVFGFAGQVDGIVDRMVAELTSVPDDVTVVATGGLASTVIGECETVDVHEPWLTLIGLRLVFERNAG from the coding sequence ATGCTGCTCGCGATCGATGTCGGTAACTCCGAGACGGTCTTCGGCCTGTTCGAGGCCGAGGAGCTGCTCGAACACTGGAGAGTGGGCACTGACACCAGACGCACCGCCGACGAGTGGTCGGTCGTGCTGCGCGGACTCCTCGACGGCCGGACGGCGGGCGGTACGGACGACATCGACGGCATCGCCATGTGCTGCTCGGTGCCCTCGGTCCAGCACGAGATGCGGGACATGTTCCGCCGCCACTTCGGCGACGTGCAGGCCGTGATCGTCGAACCCGGGGTCAAGACCGGGGTGCCGATCCGGATGGACAACCCCAAGGAGGTCGGCAGCGACCGGATCATCAACGCGCTGGCCGCCAACAACATCTACGGCGGTCCGGCCGTGGTGGTGGACTTCGGCACCGCGACGACGTTCGACGCGGTCAGCGTCAAGGGGGAGTACGTCGGCGGCGCGATCGCGCCGGGGATCGACATCTCGGTGGACGCGCTGTCCCAGCGCGGTGCCCAGCTGCACATGGTGGAGATCGTCCGGCCGCGGTCGGCGATCGCCAAGAACACCACCGAGGCCCTGCGCTCGGGCATCGTGTTCGGATTCGCGGGCCAGGTGGACGGGATCGTGGACCGGATGGTCGCGGAGCTGACCAGTGTCCCGGACGACGTCACGGTCGTGGCCACGGGCGGCCTGGCGTCCACGGTGATCGGCGAGTGCGAGACCGTGGACGTGCACGAGCCGTGGCTGACGCTCATCGGCCTGCGCCTGGTCTTCGAGCGCAACGCCGGCTGA
- a CDS encoding DUF3180 domain-containing protein, with the protein MADEDERRLRPTGWRVPSVLIAIGALLGVLLTNALPFLPVLPWSGIPTLLLLSLAEGYTAGRTRRRIRRAPGTEPMEPLSAARLVALAKASALFASLAAGFFLGVAFAVSDSLDLPSPREVFFTSVGTGAASAVLLAAALYLEYACRVPEDEDDQDDPRGRA; encoded by the coding sequence ATGGCGGACGAGGACGAGCGCAGGCTCCGTCCCACCGGCTGGCGGGTCCCTTCGGTGCTGATCGCGATCGGCGCCCTGCTGGGCGTGCTGCTCACGAACGCGCTGCCGTTCCTGCCGGTGCTGCCGTGGTCGGGGATCCCCACGCTGCTCCTGCTGTCGCTGGCCGAGGGGTACACGGCGGGGCGGACCCGGCGCCGTATCCGCCGCGCGCCCGGCACCGAGCCGATGGAGCCCCTGAGCGCGGCCCGGCTGGTCGCCCTGGCCAAGGCGAGCGCGCTGTTCGCGTCGTTGGCGGCGGGGTTCTTCCTGGGCGTCGCGTTCGCGGTGTCGGACTCGCTCGACCTGCCGTCGCCGCGCGAGGTGTTCTTCACCTCGGTCGGTACCGGCGCGGCCTCGGCCGTGCTGCTGGCGGCCGCGCTGTACCTGGAGTACGCGTGCCGGGTCCCCGAGGACGAGGACGACCAGGACGACCCGCGCGGGAGGGCGTGA
- a CDS encoding chaplin family protein, whose amino-acid sequence MLKKALAASAITAAAASVLFTGAPAMANSNVFTSGNGSILGGNQLVADLDVPVNVCGNAIAVLGVAGANCTDSGATVKNW is encoded by the coding sequence ATGCTGAAGAAGGCTCTCGCCGCCAGTGCCATCACCGCCGCCGCCGCCAGCGTCCTGTTCACCGGCGCTCCCGCCATGGCGAACAGCAACGTGTTCACGTCCGGCAACGGCAGCATCCTCGGCGGCAACCAGCTCGTCGCGGACCTCGACGTGCCCGTGAACGTGTGCGGCAACGCGATCGCCGTCCTCGGCGTCGCCGGCGCGAACTGCACCGACTCCGGCGCGACCGTCAAGAACTGGTAG
- a CDS encoding Rossmann-like and DUF2520 domain-containing protein, which produces METTQGRPARLRVGVIGPGRVGSVLGLALGRAGHKVVAASAVSEASRQRVADRLPTARILEPAQVAEAADLVLLTVPDDELAELVEGLAATGADLRGKILVHASGAHGYGILAPATLVGALPLALHPAMTFTGRPEDVERLANCAFGVTAPEQLRPIAEALVVEMGAEPVWITEDKRTLYHAALAGGANHLVTLVADSASLLSAAGVPEPGRLLAPMLSAALDNALRLGIHGLSGPVLRGDAGTVAGHIEQLRENAPESVASYVELARLTADRAINAGMLDPADAARLLDVLRR; this is translated from the coding sequence ATGGAGACGACGCAGGGGCGCCCCGCCCGACTGCGGGTCGGCGTCATCGGGCCCGGCCGGGTCGGATCCGTGCTCGGGCTGGCCCTCGGCCGCGCCGGGCACAAGGTGGTCGCCGCGTCCGCGGTCTCCGAGGCCTCCAGACAACGGGTGGCCGACCGCCTGCCCACCGCGCGGATCCTCGAACCCGCCCAGGTCGCCGAAGCCGCGGACCTCGTCCTGCTCACCGTCCCCGACGACGAGCTCGCCGAACTCGTCGAGGGCCTGGCGGCCACCGGGGCCGACCTGCGGGGCAAGATCCTGGTCCACGCCAGCGGAGCCCACGGGTACGGCATCCTCGCCCCCGCCACCCTCGTCGGGGCCCTGCCGCTGGCCCTGCACCCGGCGATGACCTTCACCGGCCGCCCCGAGGACGTCGAGCGCCTCGCCAACTGCGCTTTCGGCGTCACCGCCCCCGAACAGCTGCGGCCCATCGCCGAGGCCCTCGTCGTCGAGATGGGAGCCGAACCGGTGTGGATCACCGAGGACAAGCGCACGCTCTACCACGCCGCCCTCGCCGGGGGCGCCAACCACCTGGTCACGCTGGTGGCCGACAGCGCCTCCCTGCTCTCCGCCGCCGGGGTCCCCGAACCTGGCCGCCTGCTCGCCCCCATGCTCAGCGCGGCCCTGGACAACGCGCTGCGCCTGGGCATCCACGGACTGAGCGGGCCCGTCCTGCGGGGCGACGCCGGAACCGTCGCCGGCCACATCGAGCAGCTGCGCGAGAACGCGCCGGAGAGCGTCGCCAGCTACGTCGAACTCGCCCGGCTCACCGCCGACCGCGCCATCAACGCGGGGATGCTCGACCCGGCCGACGCCGCGCGCCTGCTCGACGTCCTGCGGCGCTGA
- the panC gene encoding pantoate--beta-alanine ligase: MTEHTTSPATTERPLVVHTAEELRRALADAGRVALVPTMGALHAGHRSLMRLARDRADTVVVSIFVNPLQFGPGEDFDRYPRTLDTDTGVCAEEGVDVVFAPTVATMYPTEPMVTVQAGAMGELLEGASRPGFFTGVLTVVSKLLHLVAPDLAVFGQKDAQQIAIVRRMVADLSMPIEIVGAPTLRDPDGLAVSSRNVYLSDDERASALALHRALAAGREGAAGGPDAVRAAARAVLDGAAQADPPVVPDYVALVDPATFTDAPADFEGEAVLAVAARVGSTRLIDNVPVTFTTARPGSDAGPDAAAL; the protein is encoded by the coding sequence ATGACCGAACACACAACCAGTCCCGCGACCACCGAACGACCCCTCGTCGTCCACACCGCCGAGGAACTCCGGCGCGCCCTCGCCGACGCCGGACGGGTCGCCCTGGTCCCCACCATGGGCGCCCTCCACGCAGGGCACCGCAGCCTCATGCGGCTCGCCCGGGACCGGGCGGACACCGTCGTCGTCAGCATCTTCGTCAACCCGCTGCAGTTCGGCCCCGGCGAGGACTTCGACCGCTATCCCAGGACCCTCGACACCGACACCGGCGTGTGCGCCGAGGAGGGCGTCGACGTCGTCTTCGCCCCCACGGTCGCCACCATGTACCCCACCGAACCGATGGTCACCGTCCAGGCCGGCGCGATGGGCGAGCTCCTGGAGGGCGCCTCCCGTCCCGGCTTCTTCACGGGCGTGCTCACCGTCGTCAGCAAGCTCCTGCACCTGGTCGCTCCCGACCTCGCGGTCTTCGGGCAGAAGGACGCCCAGCAGATCGCGATCGTCCGGCGCATGGTCGCCGACCTCTCCATGCCGATCGAGATCGTGGGCGCTCCCACGCTGCGCGACCCCGACGGCCTGGCGGTCTCCAGCCGCAACGTCTACCTCTCCGACGACGAGCGCGCCAGCGCCCTGGCCCTGCACCGCGCGCTCGCCGCCGGACGCGAGGGCGCCGCGGGCGGCCCCGACGCCGTGCGCGCCGCCGCCCGCGCCGTCCTGGACGGGGCCGCCCAGGCGGACCCGCCGGTCGTACCCGACTACGTCGCCCTCGTGGACCCCGCCACCTTCACCGACGCGCCCGCCGACTTCGAGGGCGAAGCCGTCCTCGCCGTCGCGGCCAGGGTCGGCTCCACCCGGCTCATCGACAACGTGCCGGTCACCTTCACCACCGCCCGCCCCGGCAGCGACGCCGGGCCTGACGCCGCTGCCCTGTGA
- a CDS encoding PH domain-containing protein: protein MSPSLAWYRRLVLGVPSLIAGGGGGTLLFLWGHPVPAVAVIVAALVVAVAGGVLAGLFQRTWGYAEAPEELYLTYGVFVRQLVVVPYGRMQVVDVTADLLEQALGIATVRVRTAASTADTRVVGLGLTEAVELRDRLASRSESFSTGL from the coding sequence GTGTCGCCCTCGCTGGCCTGGTACCGACGCCTGGTGCTGGGCGTGCCGAGCCTGATCGCGGGCGGGGGCGGCGGCACCCTGCTGTTCCTGTGGGGGCACCCCGTCCCGGCCGTGGCGGTCATCGTGGCGGCACTGGTGGTGGCCGTGGCCGGCGGGGTGCTGGCCGGGCTCTTCCAACGCACGTGGGGGTACGCCGAGGCGCCGGAGGAGCTGTACCTGACCTACGGGGTGTTCGTGCGCCAGCTCGTGGTGGTCCCGTACGGCCGGATGCAGGTCGTGGACGTGACGGCTGACCTGCTGGAGCAGGCACTGGGTATCGCGACGGTCCGGGTGCGCACCGCGGCGAGCACCGCCGACACCCGGGTGGTCGGACTCGGCCTGACCGAGGCCGTGGAGCTGCGCGACCGACTCGCGTCGCGCAGCGAGAGCTTCTCGACGGGGTTGTAA
- a CDS encoding PH domain-containing protein, with protein sequence MPPNVGWRPPPVRRPKPEDDVTRGEFRSHWSIVPVQVAAVTLAFAALIGPILTTFGFAWVLMMTVAVVFGSLAHALPAWWYGTFGLREDHLVVHSGLAMRSSREIPLSRLQAVDVVRPLLMQVFGMAELRIELAGGDHSAIRLRCLRRNLAERLRTAVLAHAAGLPGRTPEAPEWPFYRLPFPLLLGALTFRVPILLSFVALLMLLTAGIVFVEPGVAAALIPLVLGLLRYYWGPLARYTDYYASLSSDGLRLRYGMFQRRMQTVPPGRVQAVRVVEPLLWRALGVARVEANVAGYAGERQGESATLLPVAPRRLAFSLVNELFPDSDAARVPLVPNRDRAGSLVGVDEHLFVSTRGPFCRVTEIVPVERVQTLRVTAGPLERLAGRVSVDVDTPPGPVRAHAAFREAVEGRGLLDALVEHGRRARVPEAGTERWATRSTQARPRDRAPDPSATGESPGSAL encoded by the coding sequence CTGCCGCCGAACGTCGGGTGGCGTCCGCCGCCGGTCCGGCGGCCCAAGCCCGAGGACGACGTCACCAGAGGCGAGTTCCGGTCCCACTGGTCCATCGTCCCGGTGCAGGTCGCCGCCGTGACGCTCGCGTTCGCGGCCCTCATCGGACCGATCCTCACCACCTTCGGTTTCGCCTGGGTCCTGATGATGACCGTGGCCGTGGTCTTCGGCTCGCTCGCCCACGCCCTGCCCGCGTGGTGGTACGGCACCTTCGGACTGCGCGAGGACCACCTGGTCGTGCACAGCGGCCTGGCCATGCGCAGCTCCCGGGAGATCCCGCTGAGCCGTCTCCAAGCGGTCGACGTGGTCCGCCCGCTGCTCATGCAGGTGTTCGGGATGGCCGAACTGCGCATCGAACTCGCCGGCGGCGACCACAGCGCCATCCGGCTGCGCTGCCTGCGCCGGAACCTGGCGGAGCGGTTGCGCACGGCCGTGCTCGCGCACGCCGCCGGCCTGCCGGGACGCACACCCGAAGCCCCCGAGTGGCCCTTCTACCGGCTGCCCTTCCCCCTGCTGCTGGGCGCGCTGACCTTCCGCGTGCCGATCCTGTTGTCGTTCGTCGCCCTGCTGATGCTCCTCACCGCGGGGATCGTGTTCGTCGAACCCGGTGTGGCGGCCGCGCTGATCCCGCTGGTCCTGGGGCTGCTCCGGTACTACTGGGGCCCGCTGGCGCGCTACACGGACTACTACGCCTCGCTCTCGTCCGACGGTCTGCGGCTCAGGTACGGCATGTTCCAGCGCCGTATGCAGACGGTCCCGCCGGGGCGGGTGCAGGCCGTACGCGTGGTCGAGCCCCTGTTGTGGCGTGCGCTGGGCGTGGCCCGGGTCGAGGCGAACGTGGCCGGGTACGCGGGCGAGCGCCAGGGCGAGTCCGCGACCCTGCTGCCGGTCGCCCCCCGGCGGCTGGCCTTCTCGCTGGTGAACGAACTCTTCCCGGACAGCGACGCGGCCCGGGTCCCCCTGGTGCCCAACCGCGACCGTGCGGGCTCCCTCGTGGGTGTGGACGAGCACCTGTTCGTGAGCACGCGCGGGCCGTTCTGCCGGGTGACCGAGATCGTGCCCGTGGAGCGGGTCCAGACGCTGCGGGTGACCGCGGGTCCGCTGGAGCGCCTCGCCGGGCGCGTGTCGGTGGACGTCGACACCCCGCCGGGCCCGGTGCGCGCCCACGCGGCCTTCCGGGAGGCGGTCGAGGGCCGGGGGCTCCTGGACGCGCTCGTGGAGCACGGGCGGCGCGCGCGGGTGCCGGAGGCGGGCACGGAGCGCTGGGCGACCCGGTCGACGCAGGCGCGTCCGCGGGACCGGGCACCGGACCCGTCCGCAACCGGTGAATCACCCGGGAGTGCTTTGTGA
- a CDS encoding L-aspartate oxidase: MSSLTQTRLQAPEASWSVGAEVAVVGSGIAGLSTALRYVQRTEHGRVVLVTKDRLSTGSTSFAQGGIAAAMDPEDGPVAHMVDTHLAGAGLSDPYTVHVMATEGPQALRWLIGLGAEFDRGEDGSLALTREGGHRADRVAHAGGDATGAEIQRALVAAVLAEERIEVIEHALALDALHDPVSGAVRGVTLHVMGEGARDGVGAVLAPAVVLATGGMGQVFAATTNPPVSTGDGLALAARAGARLRDLEFIQFHPTVLWLGPEARGRQPLISEALRGEGAYVVDGEGRRIMEGVHELGDLAPRDVVARTIARTMAEQDTDHVYLETRHFGEATWKRRFPTILASCLSHGVDPLARPIPVAPAAHYASGGTEVDIDGRTSVPGLWAVGEVARTGVHGANRLASNSLLEGLVYADRIAARLAEAREPVPDAAVTVGAFVPLVGAASTGRVRALMSRHAGVLRTGDGLAALADELDAVATAPAEPGAGVAPGTDSWEATNILTVARLVAAAARHRTESRGSHQRADHPEPRPELRIRPAVVRLEGNTPVTTDEDWTPSLPPELVTELDAITFPLADRRGAGSTAPGDEPRAEFTLPYTSPHQSHVDVVRRALAEDLTAGPRIDVTTVATTPGDQVRTAHVVARADGTVSGLPLAELTFWLVADGALEVHRAVADGDAVKRGDVLMTVTARTRDLLTAERTALNLLTHMSGIATATRTWVEAVTGTGAAVRDSRKTRPGLRALDKYAVRCGGGVNHRYGLSDAGLVKDNHVVAAGGVGAAVRAIRERFPDLPLEVEVDRLDQIEDALAAGAEEILLDNFTVEQLSAAVALVGGRARLESSGGLTLDVAADVARTGVDYLAVGALTHSSPALDIALDLV, from the coding sequence ATGAGTTCACTCACCCAGACGCGGCTCCAGGCCCCGGAGGCCTCGTGGTCGGTCGGCGCCGAGGTCGCGGTCGTCGGCTCGGGCATCGCCGGCCTGAGCACGGCCCTGCGCTACGTGCAGCGCACCGAGCACGGCCGGGTCGTGCTCGTCACCAAGGACCGCCTGTCCACCGGGTCCACCAGCTTCGCCCAGGGCGGGATCGCGGCCGCCATGGACCCCGAGGACGGCCCGGTCGCCCACATGGTCGACACCCACCTGGCCGGAGCGGGACTGTCCGACCCCTACACCGTCCACGTCATGGCCACCGAGGGGCCCCAGGCCCTGCGGTGGCTGATCGGGCTCGGTGCCGAGTTCGACCGGGGTGAGGACGGCTCGCTCGCACTGACACGCGAGGGCGGCCACCGTGCCGACCGGGTCGCCCACGCGGGCGGCGACGCCACCGGCGCCGAGATCCAGCGCGCCCTCGTCGCCGCCGTCCTGGCCGAGGAGCGCATCGAGGTCATCGAGCACGCCCTGGCCCTCGACGCCCTGCACGACCCCGTGAGCGGGGCGGTCCGCGGCGTCACCCTGCACGTCATGGGCGAGGGCGCCCGGGACGGCGTGGGCGCGGTCCTGGCCCCGGCGGTGGTCCTGGCCACCGGCGGCATGGGACAGGTGTTCGCGGCCACCACCAACCCGCCGGTCTCCACCGGTGACGGCCTGGCCCTGGCGGCGCGCGCCGGGGCACGCCTGCGCGACCTGGAGTTCATCCAGTTCCACCCCACCGTCCTGTGGCTCGGACCGGAGGCCCGGGGCCGGCAGCCGCTCATCTCCGAGGCCCTGCGCGGCGAGGGCGCCTACGTGGTGGACGGCGAGGGCCGCCGGATCATGGAGGGCGTGCACGAGCTCGGCGACCTCGCGCCCCGCGACGTCGTGGCCCGCACGATCGCCCGCACCATGGCGGAGCAGGACACCGACCACGTCTACCTGGAGACCCGCCACTTCGGCGAGGCCACCTGGAAGCGGCGCTTCCCCACCATCCTGGCGTCGTGCCTGAGCCACGGCGTGGACCCGCTGGCCCGGCCCATCCCGGTGGCGCCGGCCGCCCACTACGCCTCCGGCGGTACCGAGGTGGACATCGACGGCCGCACCAGCGTCCCCGGCCTGTGGGCGGTCGGCGAGGTCGCCCGGACCGGGGTGCACGGCGCCAACCGGCTGGCGTCCAACTCCCTCCTGGAGGGGCTGGTCTACGCGGATCGGATCGCCGCTCGGCTGGCCGAGGCGCGCGAGCCGGTGCCGGACGCGGCGGTGACCGTGGGCGCCTTCGTCCCACTGGTCGGCGCCGCCTCCACCGGCCGCGTGCGCGCCCTGATGTCGCGCCACGCCGGAGTGCTGCGGACCGGCGACGGCCTGGCCGCGCTGGCGGACGAGCTGGACGCCGTGGCCACCGCCCCCGCCGAGCCCGGTGCCGGGGTCGCGCCCGGCACCGACTCCTGGGAGGCGACCAACATCCTCACCGTCGCCCGCCTGGTGGCCGCCGCCGCCCGACACAGAACCGAGAGCCGAGGCTCCCACCAGCGGGCCGACCACCCCGAGCCGCGTCCCGAGCTCCGGATCCGGCCCGCCGTCGTCCGCCTGGAAGGGAACACCCCCGTGACCACCGACGAGGACTGGACACCGTCCCTGCCGCCGGAGCTCGTGACCGAGCTCGACGCGATCACCTTCCCCCTGGCCGACCGGCGGGGTGCGGGGAGCACCGCTCCCGGTGACGAGCCCCGGGCCGAGTTCACCCTCCCCTACACCTCCCCCCACCAGTCCCACGTGGACGTGGTGCGCCGAGCGCTGGCCGAGGACCTCACCGCCGGACCGCGCATCGACGTCACGACCGTGGCCACGACGCCCGGCGACCAGGTGCGTACCGCGCACGTGGTGGCCCGCGCCGACGGAACGGTGAGCGGGCTCCCCTTGGCCGAACTCACGTTCTGGCTGGTCGCCGACGGTGCCCTGGAGGTGCACCGGGCGGTCGCCGACGGCGACGCGGTCAAGCGCGGTGACGTGCTCATGACCGTCACCGCCCGCACCCGCGACCTGCTGACCGCCGAGCGCACCGCCCTCAACCTGCTCACCCACATGTCCGGTATCGCCACGGCCACGCGGACCTGGGTCGAGGCGGTCACGGGCACGGGCGCTGCCGTCCGCGACAGCCGCAAGACCCGTCCCGGCCTGCGCGCACTGGACAAGTACGCGGTGCGCTGCGGGGGCGGCGTCAACCACCGCTACGGACTCAGCGACGCGGGGCTCGTCAAGGACAACCACGTCGTGGCCGCGGGCGGGGTCGGCGCGGCGGTGCGGGCCATCCGCGAGCGCTTCCCCGACCTGCCCCTGGAGGTCGAGGTCGACCGCCTCGACCAGATCGAGGACGCGCTGGCGGCCGGCGCCGAGGAGATCCTGCTGGACAACTTCACCGTCGAGCAGCTCAGCGCCGCGGTGGCGCTGGTCGGCGGGCGCGCCCGATTGGAGTCCTCGGGCGGGCTGACGCTGGACGTGGCCGCCGACGTGGCCCGGACCGGGGTCGACTACCTGGCCGTCGGCGCGCTCACACATTCCAGTCCGGCACTCGATATCGCCCTCGACCTGGTGTGA